One window of the Lacerta agilis isolate rLacAgi1 chromosome 17, rLacAgi1.pri, whole genome shotgun sequence genome contains the following:
- the MIF gene encoding macrophage migration inhibitory factor: MPMFVVNTNVSRDAVPESLLGELTQQLAKATGKPAQYIAIHIVADQLMSFGGSSDPCALCSLHSIGKIGGQQNKAYTKLLCELLTKHLHIPADRVYINYCDMNAANVGWNGSTFA; the protein is encoded by the exons ATGCCTATGTTCGTGGTCAACACCAACGTGAGCCGGGACGCCGTGCCCGAGAGCCTCCTCGGCGAGCTCACCCAGCAGCTAGCCAAGGCGACCGGCAAGCCAGcccag TACATCGCCATCCACATCGTGGCTGACCAGCTGATGTCCTTCGGAGGCTCCTCTGATCCCTgtgccctctgcagcctccacAGCATCGGCAAGATTGGCGGGCAGCAGAACAAGGCCTACACGAAGCTGCTGTGTGAGCTGCTGACCAAGCACCTGCACATACCTGCAGACAG AGTCTACATCAATTACTGCGACATGAACGCCGCTAACGTGGGTTGGAATGGCTCCACCTTTGCCTAG
- the DDX51 gene encoding ATP-dependent RNA helicase DDX51 isoform X2, with the protein MALFVVHRYLGDEDNDPEDHSQVLLRRLKERVRARQQQKQQQQQQDDHMPAESGPNNEMPDLDLEKEAKQKSKKRKQSEESPFTEGHRKRKKKLSTEGGEGVEEKDCDLSPRRSKTSGKESKTPQGSTDGGEGSEIKLASHLENDGSAGEGEDGSEARANESQGEEEQTLKSPRDPKETPPPPNTIVLGDWGWKAAQKKKVEPHLPRWLAEPKLVQRRIKENVVPLQDVPVIHPKLRKKLQANGIESLFPVQAEVIPAILESGFLAGRGGYQPSDICVSAPTGSGKTLAFVIPVVQALLDRVVCRVRALAVLPTKELAQQVNKVFNIYTDGTGLKVVQLTGQKSFAKEQESLAEETLMGFRSLADIVVATPGRLVDHLQQSPQFSLKELRFLIIDEADRMIDNMHQDWLRQVVAAAHSAAEEGSGTLQLFRRAEQGPLTAARAGCPHVPLQKLLFSATLTRNPEKLQPLGLYRPRLFTPISLEKATETTKKYALPEGLSQYYVPCSLRWKPLFLLHFLLRLKFSRVLCFTNSRDTSHRLFLLLRSFGGVNVAEFSSRLNPRQRKLTLKEFEQGKIQLLISTDATARGIDIGGVKCVISYDAPQFIRTYIHRVGRTARAGKAGLAFTMVLKQQERKFLKMLREAGLPELEQQLVKNTSLQPLLPQYEEALADLQKIMKEERAEKRS; encoded by the exons ATGGCACTCTTCGTCGTTCACAG ATACCTTGGTGATGAAGACAATGACCCCGAAGACCACTCGCAAGTGCTCCTGCGACGGCTGAAGGAACGGGTAAGAGCTCGAcaacagcaaaagcagcagcagcagcagcaggatgatCACATGCCTGCAGAAAGTGGACCAAATAATGAAATGCCTGACTTGGACTTGGAGAAGGAAGCAAAGCAGAAGTCCAAAAAGAGGAAGCAAAGTGAGGAATCCCCTTTTACAGAAGGCcatagaaagagaaagaagaaattaTCCACTGAAGGGGGTGAAGGTGTGGAAGAGAAAGACTGTGATCTTAGTCCAAGAAGAAGTAAAACCAGTGGAAAGGAATCTAAAACGCCACAAGGAAGCACTGATGGAGGGGAAG GAAGTGAAATTAAGTTAGCAAGCCATCTAGAAAATGACGGCTcagcaggagagggggaggaTGGCTCGGAAGCCAGAGCAAACGAGAGCCAGGGTGAAGAGGAGCAGACGCTGAAGTCGCCGCGGGATCCAAAGGaaacccccccacctcccaacacAATTGTTCTTGGTGACTGGGGTTGGAAGGCAGCGCAGAAGAAGAAG GTGGAGCCTCATCTGCCACGCTGGCTGGCTGAACCTAAGCTGGTCCAGAGGCGGATCAAAGAGAATGTTGTCCCACTCCAAGATGTTCCAGTAATCCATCCAAAACTGAGGAAGAAACTGCAAGCAAATGGAATAGAGTCTTTGTTTCCAG ttCAGGCCGAGGTGATTCCAGCCATCTTGGAAAGCGGGTTTTTGGCCGGGAGAGGTGGCTACCAGCCCAGTGATATCTGCGTCTCAGCCCCTACCGGCAGTGGCAAGACCCTGGCCTTTGTCATTCCGGTGGTGCAG GCTCTGTTAGACCGAGTCGTCTGCCGAGTGCGAGCTCTGGCTGTCCTGCCCACCAAGGAACTGGCCCAGCAG GTGAATAAAGTATTCAACATTTACACTGACGGGACAGGGCTGAAAGTGGTCCAGCTCACCGGGCAGAAGTCGTTTGCAAAGGAGCAGGAGTCGCTCGCCGAGGAGAC GCTGATGGGATTTCGCAGCCTGGCAGACATTGTCGTGGCCACTCCTGGGCGCCTCGTGGATCATCTTCAGCAGAGCCCCCAGTTCAGCCTGAAAGAACTTCGCTTCCTG ATAATTGACGAAGCCGATCGCATGATTGACAACATGCACCAGGACTGGCTGCGGCAGGTGGTGGCGGCAGCTCACTCGGCGGCAGAAGAGGGCTCTGGCACCCTGCAGCTGTTCAGGAGGGCAGAGCAGGGGCCCCTCACGGCAGCCAG AGCTGGCTGCCCCCATGTCCCCCTGCAGAAACTCCTCTTCTCAGCCACCCTGACGCGGAACCCGGAAAAGCTGCAGCCGCTGGGCCTCTACCGGCCTCGCCTCTTCACACCCATCTCCTTGGAGAAGGCGACGGAGACCACGAAGAAGTACGCCCTCCCAGAGGGGCTCTCG CAATACTACGTGCCCTGCAGCCTGCGCTGGAAGCCCCTCTTCCTCTTGCATTTCCTGCTGCGGCTGAAGTTCTCCCGCGTCCTCTGCTTCACCAACAGCAGGGACACGTCACACAG GCTCTTTCTACTGCTTCGGTCCTTTGGCGGCGTGAACGTAGCCGAGTTCTCTTCCAGGCTGAATCCAAGGCAAAGGAAGTTGACACTGAAGGAATTTGAACAGGGGAAGATCCAGCT GTTAATCAGCACAGACGCCACAGCCCGAGGAATCGACATTGGCGGAGTGAAATGCGTCATCAGCTACGATGCTCCTCAGTTCATCAGGACCTACATTCACCG AGTGGGCAGAACGGCTCGTGCAGGGAAAGCGGGACTCGCCTTCACCATGGTGCTGAAACAGCAg GAGAGGAAGTTTCTGAAGATGCTGAGGGAAGCCGGTCTTCCTGAGTTGGAGCAGCAGCTGGTGAAGAACACGTCCCTCCAGCCACTCCTCCCACAGTATGAGGAAGCCTTGGCAGACCTCCAGAAGATAATGAAG GAGGAGCGAGCTGAGAAGAGATCTTGA
- the DDX51 gene encoding ATP-dependent RNA helicase DDX51 isoform X1: MALFVVHRYLGDEDNDPEDHSQVLLRRLKERVRARQQQKQQQQQQDDHMPAESGPNNEMPDLDLEKEAKQKSKKRKQSEESPFTEGHRKRKKKLSTEGGEGVEEKDCDLSPRRSKTSGKESKTPQGSTDGGEGKTNRSEIKLASHLENDGSAGEGEDGSEARANESQGEEEQTLKSPRDPKETPPPPNTIVLGDWGWKAAQKKKVEPHLPRWLAEPKLVQRRIKENVVPLQDVPVIHPKLRKKLQANGIESLFPVQAEVIPAILESGFLAGRGGYQPSDICVSAPTGSGKTLAFVIPVVQALLDRVVCRVRALAVLPTKELAQQVNKVFNIYTDGTGLKVVQLTGQKSFAKEQESLAEETLMGFRSLADIVVATPGRLVDHLQQSPQFSLKELRFLIIDEADRMIDNMHQDWLRQVVAAAHSAAEEGSGTLQLFRRAEQGPLTAARAGCPHVPLQKLLFSATLTRNPEKLQPLGLYRPRLFTPISLEKATETTKKYALPEGLSQYYVPCSLRWKPLFLLHFLLRLKFSRVLCFTNSRDTSHRLFLLLRSFGGVNVAEFSSRLNPRQRKLTLKEFEQGKIQLLISTDATARGIDIGGVKCVISYDAPQFIRTYIHRVGRTARAGKAGLAFTMVLKQQERKFLKMLREAGLPELEQQLVKNTSLQPLLPQYEEALADLQKIMKEERAEKRS, translated from the exons ATGGCACTCTTCGTCGTTCACAG ATACCTTGGTGATGAAGACAATGACCCCGAAGACCACTCGCAAGTGCTCCTGCGACGGCTGAAGGAACGGGTAAGAGCTCGAcaacagcaaaagcagcagcagcagcagcaggatgatCACATGCCTGCAGAAAGTGGACCAAATAATGAAATGCCTGACTTGGACTTGGAGAAGGAAGCAAAGCAGAAGTCCAAAAAGAGGAAGCAAAGTGAGGAATCCCCTTTTACAGAAGGCcatagaaagagaaagaagaaattaTCCACTGAAGGGGGTGAAGGTGTGGAAGAGAAAGACTGTGATCTTAGTCCAAGAAGAAGTAAAACCAGTGGAAAGGAATCTAAAACGCCACAAGGAAGCACTGATGGAGGGGAAGGTAAAACAAATC GAAGTGAAATTAAGTTAGCAAGCCATCTAGAAAATGACGGCTcagcaggagagggggaggaTGGCTCGGAAGCCAGAGCAAACGAGAGCCAGGGTGAAGAGGAGCAGACGCTGAAGTCGCCGCGGGATCCAAAGGaaacccccccacctcccaacacAATTGTTCTTGGTGACTGGGGTTGGAAGGCAGCGCAGAAGAAGAAG GTGGAGCCTCATCTGCCACGCTGGCTGGCTGAACCTAAGCTGGTCCAGAGGCGGATCAAAGAGAATGTTGTCCCACTCCAAGATGTTCCAGTAATCCATCCAAAACTGAGGAAGAAACTGCAAGCAAATGGAATAGAGTCTTTGTTTCCAG ttCAGGCCGAGGTGATTCCAGCCATCTTGGAAAGCGGGTTTTTGGCCGGGAGAGGTGGCTACCAGCCCAGTGATATCTGCGTCTCAGCCCCTACCGGCAGTGGCAAGACCCTGGCCTTTGTCATTCCGGTGGTGCAG GCTCTGTTAGACCGAGTCGTCTGCCGAGTGCGAGCTCTGGCTGTCCTGCCCACCAAGGAACTGGCCCAGCAG GTGAATAAAGTATTCAACATTTACACTGACGGGACAGGGCTGAAAGTGGTCCAGCTCACCGGGCAGAAGTCGTTTGCAAAGGAGCAGGAGTCGCTCGCCGAGGAGAC GCTGATGGGATTTCGCAGCCTGGCAGACATTGTCGTGGCCACTCCTGGGCGCCTCGTGGATCATCTTCAGCAGAGCCCCCAGTTCAGCCTGAAAGAACTTCGCTTCCTG ATAATTGACGAAGCCGATCGCATGATTGACAACATGCACCAGGACTGGCTGCGGCAGGTGGTGGCGGCAGCTCACTCGGCGGCAGAAGAGGGCTCTGGCACCCTGCAGCTGTTCAGGAGGGCAGAGCAGGGGCCCCTCACGGCAGCCAG AGCTGGCTGCCCCCATGTCCCCCTGCAGAAACTCCTCTTCTCAGCCACCCTGACGCGGAACCCGGAAAAGCTGCAGCCGCTGGGCCTCTACCGGCCTCGCCTCTTCACACCCATCTCCTTGGAGAAGGCGACGGAGACCACGAAGAAGTACGCCCTCCCAGAGGGGCTCTCG CAATACTACGTGCCCTGCAGCCTGCGCTGGAAGCCCCTCTTCCTCTTGCATTTCCTGCTGCGGCTGAAGTTCTCCCGCGTCCTCTGCTTCACCAACAGCAGGGACACGTCACACAG GCTCTTTCTACTGCTTCGGTCCTTTGGCGGCGTGAACGTAGCCGAGTTCTCTTCCAGGCTGAATCCAAGGCAAAGGAAGTTGACACTGAAGGAATTTGAACAGGGGAAGATCCAGCT GTTAATCAGCACAGACGCCACAGCCCGAGGAATCGACATTGGCGGAGTGAAATGCGTCATCAGCTACGATGCTCCTCAGTTCATCAGGACCTACATTCACCG AGTGGGCAGAACGGCTCGTGCAGGGAAAGCGGGACTCGCCTTCACCATGGTGCTGAAACAGCAg GAGAGGAAGTTTCTGAAGATGCTGAGGGAAGCCGGTCTTCCTGAGTTGGAGCAGCAGCTGGTGAAGAACACGTCCCTCCAGCCACTCCTCCCACAGTATGAGGAAGCCTTGGCAGACCTCCAGAAGATAATGAAG GAGGAGCGAGCTGAGAAGAGATCTTGA